A genomic region of Desulfosarcina ovata subsp. ovata contains the following coding sequences:
- a CDS encoding YcaO-like family protein: MKRTGPITLTDAIKEATDDQDKIWLPEKTVAMVKARMKQLDLNILESTSRIDNGRLDIPVFFSTCGHDARKIIGTRKQMGKGATPSQAEASAVMELAERFSFFSFYKNESHTRLGTVEQFGDDAIGFDQIAKSVHDESADLDAAQTIFKSLPLRWTGAWSLTREREVLIPLDWFYAINAFNGPSAGNCIPEALSQGICEIVERHVSSVISRQRLATPRIDPDSASDRCVREMLDKYAKAGIQLHITDFSLEMGIPSVGVLAVDPATFPEKSEIVWTAGTTPSPEKALSRALTEVAQLAGDFNSGSNYVASGLPKFTRLADADYVINAPGPIPLSDLPDISHDNIRREVESCIQALAQRDFEVLVVDTTHPQLAVPAFYTIVPGAHFRERATGTSVAMFAAKLTMERFAPDTAIKRLTEMEQCLPGKYFIQFYLGNCHLERNDPTLALKHFSQALDRSPTDQDRPSIYSYMGVCHKEMGQYDQALAVLAQGEALDPERTDIYNLMGFCHFMKKEHQAAIDCFEKVLRLDPGSAIDYANIASNYREMGRKDEAVRYYRMALELDPGIEFARDNLERLTGHRPD; this comes from the coding sequence ATGAAACGTACAGGCCCCATCACACTGACCGACGCCATCAAAGAGGCGACCGACGATCAGGATAAGATCTGGCTGCCCGAAAAAACCGTGGCCATGGTCAAAGCCAGAATGAAACAACTGGACTTGAATATTCTTGAAAGCACATCCCGCATCGACAACGGCCGGCTTGACATTCCCGTCTTCTTCAGCACCTGCGGTCACGATGCCCGGAAGATCATCGGCACCAGGAAACAGATGGGCAAAGGCGCCACCCCGTCGCAGGCGGAGGCCAGCGCCGTCATGGAACTGGCCGAACGGTTCAGTTTCTTCAGTTTCTATAAAAATGAATCCCATACCCGCCTGGGTACCGTCGAGCAGTTTGGCGATGACGCCATCGGCTTCGACCAGATCGCCAAATCGGTCCATGACGAGTCGGCGGATCTGGACGCGGCCCAAACGATCTTCAAGTCCCTGCCCCTGCGCTGGACCGGTGCCTGGAGTCTGACCCGCGAGCGCGAAGTGCTGATCCCATTGGACTGGTTTTATGCGATCAATGCCTTTAACGGCCCGTCGGCCGGCAATTGCATCCCCGAGGCGCTGAGCCAGGGGATCTGCGAAATCGTGGAGCGCCACGTCTCCTCGGTGATCAGCCGCCAGCGCCTCGCGACCCCGCGGATCGACCCGGATTCGGCTTCGGACCGGTGCGTCCGGGAGATGCTGGACAAATACGCCAAAGCCGGTATTCAGCTCCATATCACCGACTTCAGCCTTGAGATGGGCATTCCATCGGTCGGTGTGCTGGCCGTCGATCCGGCCACGTTTCCAGAAAAAAGCGAAATCGTCTGGACGGCCGGCACCACCCCCAGCCCGGAAAAGGCATTGAGCCGGGCGCTCACCGAAGTGGCCCAGTTGGCCGGTGATTTTAATTCCGGATCCAACTATGTGGCCTCGGGCCTACCCAAGTTCACCCGTCTGGCCGATGCCGATTACGTCATCAACGCCCCCGGTCCGATTCCCCTTTCCGATCTGCCGGATATTTCCCATGATAATATCAGAAGGGAAGTCGAATCGTGTATCCAGGCCCTGGCCCAGCGTGATTTTGAGGTATTGGTCGTAGACACGACCCACCCGCAATTGGCCGTGCCCGCCTTCTACACGATCGTACCCGGCGCCCATTTCCGGGAACGCGCTACAGGTACGAGCGTGGCCATGTTCGCCGCCAAGCTCACCATGGAACGGTTTGCGCCGGACACCGCCATCAAGCGCCTGACCGAGATGGAACAATGCCTTCCGGGCAAATATTTCATTCAGTTCTACCTGGGCAACTGTCATCTGGAACGTAACGACCCGACGCTGGCCCTGAAACATTTTTCCCAGGCCCTTGACCGGTCACCGACCGATCAGGATCGTCCCAGCATCTATTCCTACATGGGTGTCTGCCACAAGGAAATGGGCCAGTACGACCAGGCCCTGGCCGTGCTGGCCCAGGGTGAGGCTCTGGATCCGGAGCGGACCGACATTTACAATCTGATGGGCTTTTGCCATTTCATGAAGAAGGAACACCAGGCGGCCATCGACTGTTTTGAAAAAGTTCTCCGCCTGGATCCCGGATCGGCCATCGATTATGCCAACATCGCCTCCAACTACCGTGAAATGGGACGTAAAGACGAGGCCGTGCGCTACTACCGGATGGCCCTGGAACTGGACCCGGGAATCGAGTTTGCCCGGGACAACCTGGAACGGCTGACCGGTCATCGGCCGGATTAG
- the hisB gene encoding imidazoleglycerol-phosphate dehydratase HisB: protein MARTCRIERKTAETRIEAKLNLDGQGVASIQTGIGFFDHMLTLFCVHGRFDLEIKARGDLDVDFHHTVEDVGLVLGDAVSKALGDRAGIRRYGFAVTPMDETLGEVAIDLSNRPFLVCHLPPAIEPQGAFDRGLAKEFLRAFSVRGGMNLHVTVRYGENEHHILESVYKSLGRALNQAVFIDTGQQGVRSSKGVL, encoded by the coding sequence ATGGCCCGGACGTGTCGCATTGAACGGAAAACCGCAGAAACCCGGATTGAAGCCAAACTGAACCTTGACGGTCAGGGGGTCGCCTCAATCCAAACCGGGATCGGTTTCTTCGATCACATGCTGACCCTGTTTTGCGTCCACGGCCGCTTTGATCTGGAGATTAAGGCCAGAGGTGATCTCGATGTTGATTTTCATCACACCGTGGAGGACGTCGGTCTGGTCCTGGGCGATGCCGTATCCAAGGCCTTGGGAGATCGCGCCGGCATTCGCCGTTACGGGTTTGCCGTGACCCCCATGGACGAGACCCTTGGCGAAGTGGCCATCGATCTTTCCAACCGCCCTTTTCTGGTCTGTCATCTGCCGCCGGCAATAGAACCACAAGGGGCCTTTGACCGGGGACTGGCCAAAGAATTTTTGCGGGCATTCTCAGTAAGAGGAGGCATGAACCTTCACGTCACCGTCAGGTATGGTGAAAATGAGCACCACATTCTCGAATCGGTCTATAAATCCCTAGGCCGGGCCCTCAACCAGGCCGTATTTATCGATACGGGTCAACAGGGGGTGCGTTCCTCCAAGGGCGTGCTTTGA
- the dnaG gene encoding DNA primase — protein MAAYIPDDKIEAIKSTCDIVEVISESVSLRRAGRNYLGLCPFHAEKTPSFTVSPEKQIFYCFGCGAGGNVFSFLMKQDGLTFPEAARTLARRCGIDLPSRKLSPFEKKKLTEREMILTLNGEAMAFFRSCLFSEKGREAMEYLLKRGMTRKTIEDFNLGYALDGWDHLLRQFRSSRKPVQTALAAGLIIPRKKGDGYYDRFRNRIVFPISNAQAQTIGFGGRVMDDALPKYLNSPETPVYNKSRSLYGLDRARTKSRETETIYVVEGYFDRLAMHQFGFENTVATLGTSLTADHVRILKGFVGEGGRAILVYDSDQAGIKAAQRSVAVFQKGLLEARILVLPEGYDPDSFLMAHGPDEFRKVAENAMGMIAFMVESAVEKYGLSIDGKVRIVNDLRVAIRAVADPVARSLQVKHLAERIGVDETVILQKVRQAGGSPARNDRRPSGRPDRASVATPAHPARGNGWRLERQVVTMMLQFPEMIADISERRLLDHFSDPLLADIGRGIIEYYNQTGGDVAGLVSRWEDAEKKALIARLALSDEHWDRSGCTNLINQFESSIRRHDKELVKRIEAAEKSGDINLLAELLQKKQHQARKTMQRRSGPSP, from the coding sequence TTGGCGGCATACATTCCCGACGATAAAATTGAAGCGATTAAAAGTACCTGTGATATTGTGGAAGTCATATCGGAATCGGTCTCTCTGCGTCGGGCGGGACGCAACTATTTAGGACTATGCCCTTTTCACGCCGAAAAGACCCCCTCTTTTACCGTCAGTCCGGAAAAACAGATCTTTTACTGTTTTGGCTGTGGTGCCGGCGGCAATGTGTTCAGTTTCCTGATGAAACAGGATGGGCTGACCTTCCCCGAGGCTGCCCGAACACTGGCCCGGCGTTGTGGGATCGACCTTCCCAGCCGTAAACTTTCTCCATTCGAGAAAAAAAAGTTGACGGAACGGGAAATGATACTAACGCTTAACGGCGAGGCCATGGCGTTTTTCCGCAGTTGCCTTTTTTCGGAAAAAGGCCGGGAAGCCATGGAGTACCTGTTGAAAAGGGGGATGACCCGCAAAACAATCGAGGACTTTAACCTGGGGTATGCACTCGATGGTTGGGATCACCTGTTGCGCCAATTTCGATCCAGTCGTAAACCGGTTCAGACGGCGCTTGCTGCCGGCCTGATTATCCCCCGGAAAAAAGGGGATGGCTACTACGACCGTTTTCGCAACCGGATCGTTTTTCCTATTTCCAACGCCCAGGCCCAGACCATCGGATTCGGCGGACGGGTAATGGATGATGCTTTGCCCAAATATCTGAACAGCCCGGAAACGCCGGTATACAACAAGAGCCGTTCACTATACGGTCTGGATCGTGCCCGCACGAAAAGCCGTGAGACGGAGACGATCTACGTGGTCGAGGGCTATTTCGACCGTCTGGCCATGCATCAGTTCGGATTCGAAAATACGGTGGCCACCCTGGGCACATCGCTGACGGCCGATCATGTTCGGATTCTCAAAGGCTTTGTCGGTGAGGGAGGGCGCGCGATTCTGGTTTACGATTCGGACCAGGCGGGAATCAAAGCGGCCCAGCGCAGCGTGGCGGTTTTTCAGAAAGGCCTTCTGGAGGCTCGAATCCTGGTGTTGCCCGAGGGATATGACCCGGATTCGTTTCTCATGGCCCACGGCCCCGATGAATTCCGAAAGGTCGCAGAAAATGCCATGGGAATGATCGCCTTTATGGTCGAATCCGCCGTCGAAAAATATGGGCTGAGTATTGACGGAAAAGTCCGTATCGTCAACGATCTGCGGGTGGCCATCCGGGCGGTTGCCGATCCGGTGGCCCGATCCCTGCAGGTCAAACATCTGGCCGAGCGGATTGGCGTGGACGAAACGGTGATTCTGCAGAAGGTCCGCCAGGCTGGCGGTTCACCGGCAAGGAACGATCGCCGGCCAAGCGGACGCCCGGACCGTGCTTCCGTTGCGACTCCGGCCCACCCGGCCCGCGGAAACGGATGGAGACTTGAGCGGCAGGTGGTGACCATGATGCTTCAGTTCCCGGAAATGATTGCCGATATAAGCGAGCGGCGACTGCTGGATCATTTCAGCGACCCCCTTCTGGCGGATATCGGACGCGGTATTATCGAGTATTATAACCAAACGGGCGGCGATGTTGCCGGACTGGTCTCCCGTTGGGAGGATGCAGAAAAAAAAGCGTTGATCGCGCGGCTCGCCTTGAGCGACGAGCATTGGGATCGCAGTGGTTGCACGAATCTGATCAACCAGTTCGAAAGCAGCATTCGGCGCCATGACAAGGAATTGGTAAAACGGATTGAAGCCGCTGAAAAAAGTGGTGATATTAATCTACTGGCCGAACTGTTGCAGAAAAAGCAGCATCAGGCCCGAAAAACGATGCAAAGGCGAAGCGGCCCATCCCCATAA